The proteins below are encoded in one region of [Limnothrix rosea] IAM M-220:
- a CDS encoding heme oxygenase (biliverdin-producing) yields the protein MNTLSQELREGTKQSHTLAENTAYMKCFLKGIVERVPFRKLLANLYFIYGTLEDALLTYQADPVLGKIYCPELNRTAKIAADLEFFYGKNWDEKIKPTRSALTYVLRLQELATNDPILLIAHAYTRYLGDLSGGQALKSIVRGALRLPEDLGTAMFTFDSLPTPGDRRQFKTNYRETLDSLPLDAATIERIVAEANHAFALNRAVMHDLEPEVKAAIGEHTFDLLTRQDRPGSTEARCPHAQTVALATAE from the coding sequence ATGAACACTTTATCCCAAGAACTGCGCGAAGGAACCAAGCAATCTCACACCCTTGCCGAAAATACAGCCTATATGAAATGTTTTTTAAAAGGCATTGTTGAGCGTGTGCCATTTCGTAAACTATTGGCAAATCTTTATTTTATTTACGGCACGTTAGAGGATGCTTTATTAACGTATCAAGCTGATCCGGTACTGGGAAAAATTTATTGTCCTGAGTTGAATCGCACTGCAAAAATTGCTGCTGATTTAGAGTTTTTCTATGGTAAAAATTGGGATGAAAAGATTAAACCCACCCGCAGTGCTCTGACCTATGTTTTACGGTTGCAAGAGCTTGCCACAAATGATCCTATTTTGCTCATTGCCCATGCTTATACCCGCTATCTGGGGGATCTCTCTGGTGGACAAGCGCTTAAATCGATTGTGCGTGGTGCTTTGAGATTGCCTGAGGATTTGGGTACTGCCATGTTCACTTTTGATAGTTTGCCGACACCGGGCGATCGCCGCCAATTTAAAACCAATTACCGTGAAACCTTAGATTCTTTGCCCTTAGATGCTGCCACCATTGAGCGTATCGTTGCCGAAGCCAACCATGCCTTTGCCCTCAACCGCGCGGTGATGCATGACCTAGAGCCAGAGGTGAAAGCGGCCATTGGGGAGCATACCTTTGATCTATTGACTCGCCAAGATCGTCCCGGCAGTACCGAAGCCCGCTGTCCCCATGCCCAAACGGTTGCCCTCGCTACTGCGGAATAA
- the hemN gene encoding oxygen-independent coproporphyrinogen III oxidase, with the protein MKHLSQSVKFDRDLIQKYNQAVPRYTSYPPATELTADFDLDAFRAAIAIGNHKQTPLSLYCHIPFCETPCYFCGCNTIITQNKSFVPRYLEALTRNIEQIAALVHPDRHVKQFHWGGGTPNYLNLEQVEYLWNTLNQHFKLADNAEVSIEVNPCYVDREYILFLRKLGFNRISFGIQDFNPKVQAAINRIQPEKMLFDVMGWIREAGFESVNVDLIYGLPFQTLETFKETIQKTIELDPDRVAVFNFAYVPWIKPVQKQMPQAAMPSTAEKLDIFKMTIEQLTQNGYGFIGMDHFAKPDDELAIAQQAGTLHRNFQGYTTQPESDLLSFGMTSISMVQDVYLQNHKRLKDFYQAIDADQLPIAKGFQLSRDDLIRRTVIMELMCEFQLSASDLEEKYHLGFDLDFNDYFADVLPILDSLEADGLICRWGDGIEVTPRGRLLIRNIAAAFDPYLQGKGDRQQTFSKAI; encoded by the coding sequence ATGAAACATTTATCTCAATCGGTCAAGTTTGATCGGGATTTAATCCAAAAATATAACCAAGCTGTACCACGCTATACAAGTTATCCGCCGGCGACTGAGCTGACTGCTGATTTTGATCTTGATGCTTTTCGGGCGGCGATCGCCATCGGTAACCACAAACAAACGCCCCTATCGCTGTATTGCCACATTCCCTTTTGCGAAACACCCTGTTATTTCTGCGGTTGCAATACCATCATTACCCAGAATAAAAGTTTTGTTCCCCGCTATTTAGAGGCCCTAACCCGCAATATTGAGCAAATCGCAGCACTGGTACATCCTGATCGCCACGTCAAACAATTCCATTGGGGAGGCGGCACACCAAATTATCTAAATTTAGAGCAAGTTGAATATCTTTGGAATACCCTAAATCAACATTTTAAGCTGGCGGATAATGCTGAGGTTTCCATTGAAGTAAATCCCTGTTATGTAGATCGGGAATATATTTTATTTCTGAGAAAATTAGGCTTTAATCGCATTAGCTTTGGTATTCAGGATTTTAATCCGAAAGTTCAAGCAGCCATTAACCGTATTCAACCGGAAAAAATGCTTTTTGACGTGATGGGTTGGATTCGCGAAGCGGGTTTTGAAAGTGTAAATGTGGACTTGATTTACGGTTTACCTTTCCAAACTTTGGAGACATTTAAAGAAACGATTCAAAAAACAATTGAACTCGATCCAGATCGCGTTGCTGTTTTCAATTTTGCCTATGTGCCTTGGATTAAACCTGTGCAAAAACAGATGCCCCAAGCGGCCATGCCCAGCACTGCGGAAAAACTCGATATCTTCAAAATGACCATCGAGCAATTGACCCAGAATGGCTATGGGTTTATCGGCATGGATCACTTTGCAAAACCGGATGACGAATTGGCGATCGCCCAACAAGCAGGGACATTACACCGTAATTTTCAGGGCTATACAACCCAACCAGAATCAGATTTGCTCAGTTTTGGTATGACCTCCATCAGTATGGTGCAGGACGTTTATCTACAAAATCACAAGCGTCTCAAGGATTTTTATCAGGCAATAGATGCCGACCAATTACCCATTGCCAAAGGCTTTCAACTCAGCCGAGATGATCTGATTCGCCGGACAGTAATTATGGAATTAATGTGTGAGTTTCAACTATCGGCATCGGATTTAGAGGAAAAATACCATTTGGGTTTTGACCTTGATTTTAATGATTATTTTGCTGATGTTTTACCCATTCTTGATAGTCTTGAAGCTGATGGTTTGATTTGTCGCTGGGGTGATGGGATTGAGGTGACTCCCCGTGGACGTTTGTTAATTCGTAATATTGCGGCGGCCTTTGATCCCTATCTCCAAGGCAAAGGCGATCGCCAACAAACCTTTTCGAAAGCAATCTAA
- a CDS encoding acyl-CoA desaturase encodes MTNISPQITTKARLDWVSALFFAVVHGIALLAPWFFSWSGLGVAIFLHWLFGSIGICLGYHRLLSHRSLQVPKWLEYIIAFIGTLALQGGPIFWVAGHRLHHAHTEDETQDPYSAKRGFWWSHMLWMLYPNPDFFEYERYKKYAPDLVRQGYYRWLNRNFLLLQIPLGLLLYFLGGWSWVIYGIFVRAVLLWHSTWLINSATHVWGDRRFEVADNSRNLWWAAIFTYGEGWHNNHHAHPHVAKAGWRWYEIDMTWWSIWLLRRLGLAKKVVMPPTS; translated from the coding sequence ATGACCAATATTTCACCTCAAATCACCACAAAAGCCCGATTAGATTGGGTCTCCGCATTATTCTTTGCCGTAGTCCATGGCATTGCCTTATTAGCCCCATGGTTTTTTTCTTGGTCTGGCCTTGGTGTCGCCATTTTTCTACATTGGTTATTTGGCAGTATTGGCATTTGCCTCGGCTACCATCGTCTTCTTAGTCACCGCAGTTTACAAGTGCCCAAATGGCTTGAATATATTATTGCTTTTATTGGCACTTTAGCCTTACAAGGAGGGCCTATTTTCTGGGTTGCGGGACATCGTTTGCACCATGCCCATACAGAAGATGAAACCCAAGATCCCTATTCGGCAAAACGAGGTTTTTGGTGGAGCCATATGCTTTGGATGCTATACCCAAATCCTGATTTCTTTGAGTACGAACGTTACAAAAAATACGCTCCAGATCTCGTGCGTCAAGGCTATTATCGCTGGCTAAATCGCAATTTTCTCTTACTACAAATTCCCCTAGGATTATTGCTCTATTTTCTCGGCGGTTGGTCTTGGGTAATCTATGGTATTTTCGTGCGAGCCGTACTGCTTTGGCATAGTACATGGCTGATTAATTCGGCTACCCATGTGTGGGGCGATCGCCGTTTTGAGGTCGCCGACAATTCCCGTAACCTCTGGTGGGCAGCTATTTTCACCTATGGCGAAGGTTGGCACAATAATCACCACGCCCATCCCCATGTCGCCAAAGCAGGCTGGCGTTGGTACGAAATCGACATGACATGGTGGTCCATTTGGTTATTGCGTCGCCTCGGTCTTGCGAAAAAAGTCGTGATGCCGCCGACGAGCTAA
- the psbA gene encoding photosystem II q(b) protein, whose product MTTVLNSGTNISLWEKFCRWVTSTKNRFYLGWFGVLMIPTLLTATTCFILAFIAAPPVDIDGIREPVSGSLLYGNNIISASVVPSSNAIGLHFYPIWDATSLAEWLYNGGPYQLIIFHFIIGIFCYMGREWELSYRLGMRPWIAVAFSAPVAAATAVLMVYSIGQGSFSDGMPLGISGTFNFMLVLQAEHNVLMHPFHMIGVIGVFGGALFSAMHGSLVTSSLIRETTEIESQNYGYKFGQEEETYNIVAAHGYFGRLIFQYASFNNSRALHFFLAAWPVIGIWFASLAVACFAFNLNGFNFNQSLLDSQGKVIHTWADIINRANLGIESMHERNVHNFPLDLAAGESIPVAFQAPSISG is encoded by the coding sequence ATGACTACAGTTCTAAATTCAGGAACAAATATCTCTCTTTGGGAGAAATTTTGCCGTTGGGTAACTAGTACCAAAAATCGCTTTTACCTTGGCTGGTTCGGCGTACTAATGATTCCAACTCTATTGACCGCAACGACTTGTTTTATCCTTGCATTTATTGCGGCTCCCCCCGTTGATATTGACGGAATTCGAGAGCCAGTCTCCGGTTCTCTGCTCTATGGCAACAACATCATTTCAGCCTCAGTTGTACCTAGCTCCAATGCCATTGGCCTACATTTTTATCCTATCTGGGATGCCACATCTCTAGCCGAATGGCTCTATAATGGCGGCCCTTACCAACTGATTATTTTCCACTTCATTATCGGCATTTTTTGCTACATGGGTCGTGAATGGGAATTGTCCTATCGCCTTGGTATGCGCCCTTGGATTGCTGTGGCTTTTTCGGCTCCTGTCGCTGCTGCAACCGCGGTTTTAATGGTGTATTCCATTGGTCAAGGTTCTTTCTCTGACGGTATGCCTTTAGGCATTTCGGGAACCTTTAATTTCATGCTTGTATTGCAGGCAGAACATAATGTTCTAATGCATCCTTTTCATATGATTGGCGTTATTGGCGTATTTGGTGGAGCGCTATTCTCGGCAATGCATGGTTCCCTTGTTACGTCATCTTTGATCCGTGAAACGACAGAGATTGAATCTCAAAATTATGGCTATAAGTTTGGTCAAGAAGAAGAAACTTATAATATTGTTGCTGCCCATGGTTATTTTGGTCGATTGATCTTCCAATATGCCTCATTTAATAATAGTCGTGCTTTACACTTTTTTCTTGCGGCTTGGCCAGTGATTGGTATTTGGTTTGCGTCTTTAGCGGTGGCTTGTTTTGCCTTTAATCTAAATGGTTTTAACTTCAATCAATCGCTGCTAGATTCCCAAGGAAAAGTCATTCATACTTGGGCTGATATTATTAACCGAGCGAATCTTGGCATTGAAAGTATGCATGAACGAAATGTGCATAATTTCCCTCTTGA